One genomic window of Desulfuromonas sp. AOP6 includes the following:
- the recR gene encoding recombination mediator RecR, with translation MLNSTPSFTRLVAELAKLPGIGQKTAVRLAFHVLRQPVSESEALADAIRELKQKIRFCSRCFGVTEEDPCPICTDPGRDESLLCVVEQPQDLMAIERSRSFRGRYHVLHGALSPLEGVGPEDLKIEELLSRLQGESVKEVMIATNFSVEGETTALYLARQISPLGIRVTRLAHGIPMGSDLEYIDEATVNRAVEGRRDL, from the coding sequence ATGCTAAACTCCACCCCGTCTTTCACCCGGCTCGTCGCGGAATTGGCCAAGTTGCCAGGAATAGGTCAGAAGACCGCTGTTCGCCTGGCTTTTCATGTTCTACGCCAGCCCGTTTCGGAGTCCGAGGCCCTTGCCGATGCCATCCGGGAGCTGAAACAGAAAATTCGTTTCTGCTCCCGCTGTTTTGGCGTAACGGAAGAGGATCCCTGCCCCATCTGCACAGATCCGGGGCGCGATGAATCCCTGCTCTGTGTGGTTGAGCAACCGCAGGACCTGATGGCCATCGAGCGCAGTCGTTCCTTTCGCGGCCGCTATCACGTTCTGCATGGTGCTCTCTCGCCGCTTGAAGGCGTGGGGCCGGAAGACCTGAAGATTGAAGAGCTCCTGAGTCGCCTGCAAGGGGAATCGGTCAAAGAGGTCATGATTGCCACCAATTTTTCGGTGGAAGGAGAAACGACGGCGCTGTATCTGGCCCGACAGATTTCTCCATTGGGCATCAGGGTTACCAGGCTGGCCCATGGTATCCCCATGGGGAGCGACCTTGAGTATATCGATGAGGCGACGGTGAACCGGGCCGTAGAAGGCCGCCGGGATCTTTAG
- a CDS encoding GSU3473 family protein, producing the protein MMIRVIYHDGRQDVVNSRELDGLIASGKIHQFLRQSGWVMPGYDPIRRMTQTIKQEDPRRSP; encoded by the coding sequence ATGATGATTCGCGTCATCTACCATGATGGCCGTCAGGATGTCGTCAACAGCAGAGAATTGGACGGATTGATCGCCAGCGGGAAAATCCATCAATTTCTTCGTCAATCCGGCTGGGTCATGCCTGGGTATGATCCCATCCGACGGATGACGCAAACCATCAAGCAGGAAGATCCCCGCCGATCACCCTGA
- the dnaX gene encoding DNA polymerase III subunit gamma/tau, producing the protein MSYLVLARKWRPQSFSDLVGQEHVSRTLANAIHSGRVHHAFLFTGARGVGKTSAARILAKALNCAEGPTETPCNQCPSCVEITSGQGVDVLEIDGASNTGVDDIRALRENIRYLPSRSRYKIFIIDEVHMLSINAFNALLKTLEEPPEHAKFIFATTEPHKIPITILSRCQRFDFRKISQPKVAERLREIVDAEGIGMSDKALGLVARQGEGSMRDSLSALDQIVAFCGMEVADQDVLGILGMVDRRLLMDAVSGVLGRDGHRVLEVVRQVDNLGHSFRQFCQELVETLRSLVLIAVVEEPGELLQVTSSELQELRGLAGDCELEELQRILTILIRTEAELATAAYPKLILEMALVRLAHMPQVKSVAALVRKIEDLERLLASGLPQTPPRPTPEKPERPAPVPEELPKKAEAPAPQASAPGGWQGLVEHVRARRPLIATLLENGSLLRLELPVLEIGYVAASFMFEQVRDPETLEVITTLASEYFAQPVTIKLSPVAGEKKAPPSLVQERQAQESDRKNRLRNDALAHPMIKAAVEIFEGKVSEVKPIDKGFV; encoded by the coding sequence ATGTCTTACCTGGTACTGGCTCGCAAATGGCGACCCCAGAGCTTTTCTGACCTGGTTGGGCAGGAGCATGTCAGTCGCACTCTGGCCAACGCCATACATTCCGGCCGCGTTCATCATGCTTTTCTGTTTACTGGCGCCCGCGGTGTTGGCAAAACCTCGGCTGCGCGCATTTTGGCCAAGGCGCTCAACTGCGCTGAGGGGCCGACTGAAACTCCCTGCAACCAGTGTCCTTCCTGTGTCGAAATCACCAGCGGACAGGGTGTCGATGTTTTGGAAATCGACGGGGCCTCCAATACGGGCGTCGACGATATTCGCGCCCTGCGCGAAAATATCCGCTACCTGCCTTCTCGCTCCCGCTACAAGATTTTCATCATCGACGAAGTCCACATGCTCTCCATCAATGCTTTTAACGCCCTGTTGAAAACGCTTGAAGAGCCGCCCGAGCATGCCAAGTTCATCTTTGCCACGACCGAACCCCATAAAATACCCATTACCATTCTCTCCCGCTGCCAGCGTTTCGATTTTCGGAAAATCTCTCAGCCGAAAGTGGCTGAGCGCCTGCGCGAGATTGTCGACGCGGAGGGGATCGGGATGTCAGACAAGGCTCTCGGGCTGGTGGCGCGCCAGGGGGAAGGCAGCATGCGTGATTCGCTGTCGGCTCTCGATCAGATTGTCGCCTTTTGTGGCATGGAGGTAGCAGACCAGGATGTTCTCGGGATTCTCGGCATGGTCGACCGCCGTCTTCTTATGGATGCGGTCTCGGGCGTGCTGGGCCGGGATGGCCACCGGGTTCTCGAAGTTGTCCGGCAGGTGGACAATCTGGGCCATTCTTTTCGGCAATTCTGTCAGGAGCTGGTGGAGACTCTCCGATCCCTGGTGCTTATCGCGGTGGTTGAGGAGCCTGGTGAGCTCTTGCAGGTGACTTCCAGCGAACTGCAGGAACTCCGGGGGCTGGCTGGAGATTGCGAACTTGAAGAGCTGCAGCGTATTCTGACCATTCTCATCCGCACCGAAGCGGAGCTGGCCACGGCGGCTTATCCCAAGTTGATCCTAGAGATGGCCCTGGTTCGTCTGGCTCACATGCCGCAGGTCAAGAGCGTGGCAGCCCTGGTACGCAAGATCGAGGACCTTGAGCGTCTGCTTGCCAGCGGACTGCCACAAACCCCTCCCCGACCGACTCCTGAGAAGCCAGAGCGCCCAGCGCCGGTTCCGGAGGAGTTGCCAAAAAAGGCTGAAGCCCCGGCTCCTCAGGCCTCAGCGCCGGGAGGGTGGCAGGGGCTGGTTGAGCATGTCCGTGCCCGTCGCCCCCTGATCGCGACTCTGCTTGAAAATGGCAGCCTCCTGCGCCTGGAGCTTCCCGTTCTTGAAATCGGCTATGTGGCCGCCTCCTTCATGTTTGAACAGGTCCGTGATCCGGAAACGCTTGAGGTGATCACGACCCTTGCCAGTGAATATTTCGCCCAACCTGTCACCATCAAACTATCCCCCGTTGCCGGCGAAAAAAAGGCACCACCCTCTTTGGTTCAGGAGCGTCAGGCTCAGGAATCCGACCGCAAAAACCGTCTGCGCAACGACGCTCTGGCGCACCCCATGATCAAGGCGGCTGTTGAGATCTTCGAAGGCAAGGTCAGCGAGGTAAAGCCCATCGATAAGGGTTTTGTGTAG
- the tatA gene encoding twin-arginine translocase TatA/TatE family subunit has protein sequence MFGLGTQELLIILALVLIIFGAGKLPQVGGALGKGLRNFKQGIKEENEEQEDEKKKISDDKKED, from the coding sequence ATGTTCGGTCTCGGAACTCAGGAACTGCTCATCATTCTTGCATTGGTGCTCATCATTTTCGGCGCTGGAAAGTTGCCGCAGGTCGGCGGCGCTCTGGGAAAAGGTCTGCGTAACTTCAAGCAGGGAATCAAGGAAGAGAACGAAGAGCAAGAGGACGAGAAGAAAAAAATATCCGACGACAAGAAGGAAGACTGA
- the nifJ gene encoding pyruvate:ferredoxin (flavodoxin) oxidoreductase: MSRTMVNIDGNTAAAHVAHATNEVIAIYPITPSSVMGEISDAKSALGEKNIWGTIPKVVEMQSEGGAAGAVHGALQAGALTTTFTASQGLLLMIPNMFKIAGELTPTVFHVSARAIAAQALSIFGDHSDVMTCRSTGWAFLCSNNPQEVMDFALIAQAATLESRIPFLHFFDGFRTSHEIQKVEALSMDDMKAMIDDELVRAHRARGLSPDHPVLRGTAQNPDVYFQGRETVNSYYDKVPGIVQAQMDKFAKLTGRQYNLFDYVGAPDAERVIVAMGSSCETIHELVEHLTAKGEKVGLLKVRLFLPYLTEAFVKALPKTVKKIAVLDRTKEPGSMGEPLYHNVRTAIGEAMSEGTFSFDGYPTIVGGRYGLGSYEFTPAMAKAVYDNLGAAKPMNHFVVGIKDDVTGKSLDFDPSFKVPQNVYAAMFYGLGSDGTVGANKNSIKIIGENTDNNAQAYFVYDSKKAGSMTTSHLRFGKEGIRSTYLIDSADFVACHNFSFLEKYDMLGRAKQGATFLLNSPYGKDEVWGHLPKQVQQQIIDKKLKFYVIDGVHLGNKIGLGPRINVIMQSAFFKISGIIDFDLALKEIKDAIDKSYGKAGEKVVKMNYEAADAGAKNVEEVKVPAKADSTIEMQIGKWAGTPESVQKTLGPIIDGLGDKLPISAMPADGTFPTATAMFEKRNIAVSVPTWDEELCIQCGICSFVCPHATIRMKIYNESDLKGAPKTFKSCDAKGKDVEGKKFTLQVAVEDCTGCGACVYNCPAKSKTKEGHKAINMAEQVALRETERENFEFFLGLPDTDPALFNRASVKGSQLLPPMFEFSGACAGCGETPFVKLCSQLFGDRMVVANATGCSSIYGGNLPTTPWSKRKDGLGPAWSNSLFEDNAEFGFGFRLTIDKFTEYALELVDKLSSCDCKGCKESLPLMKEIKEAPQTNQEEIEAQRVRVAKLKKSLEKCPDADSKNLLSVADYLVKKSVWIHGGDGWAYDIGYGGLDHVLASGENVNVLVLDTEVYSNTGGQASKATPLGAVAQFAAGGKRMPKKDLGMIAMTYGNIYVAKVSLANPAQVVKAMLEADSYDGPSLILAYSHCIAHGINMTTAVDECKKAVNSGHWPLFRYDPRLADQGKNPLQLDSKEPSITFEEFASGENRWKVLQKAEPEVAARLMKQANRETAARYDLYKKLAEMQVDCGTKD; this comes from the coding sequence ATGTCGCGCACTATGGTAAATATTGACGGCAATACCGCGGCGGCGCATGTAGCCCATGCAACCAACGAGGTTATCGCCATCTATCCCATTACGCCTTCATCGGTCATGGGTGAGATCTCCGACGCTAAAAGCGCCCTGGGTGAAAAAAACATCTGGGGTACGATTCCCAAGGTCGTCGAAATGCAGTCCGAGGGTGGCGCTGCCGGTGCTGTTCACGGTGCCCTGCAGGCCGGCGCCCTGACCACCACCTTCACCGCCTCTCAGGGGCTGCTCCTGATGATCCCCAACATGTTCAAGATTGCCGGCGAATTGACGCCGACGGTCTTCCATGTGTCCGCCCGCGCCATTGCCGCGCAGGCCCTGTCGATTTTTGGCGATCATTCTGACGTCATGACCTGCCGCTCCACCGGTTGGGCGTTTCTGTGCTCCAACAATCCCCAGGAGGTCATGGACTTTGCCCTGATCGCCCAGGCCGCCACCCTCGAGTCGCGCATCCCCTTCCTGCACTTCTTCGACGGCTTCCGCACCTCGCACGAAATCCAGAAGGTGGAAGCCCTGTCCATGGACGACATGAAGGCCATGATCGATGACGAACTGGTGCGTGCTCACCGCGCGCGCGGCCTTTCGCCCGATCATCCGGTTCTGCGTGGCACTGCCCAGAACCCCGACGTGTACTTCCAGGGGCGTGAGACGGTCAATTCCTACTATGACAAGGTGCCCGGCATCGTTCAGGCCCAGATGGACAAATTCGCCAAGCTGACCGGTCGCCAGTATAATCTGTTTGATTATGTCGGCGCTCCTGACGCCGAGCGGGTCATCGTGGCCATGGGTTCTTCCTGCGAGACCATCCATGAGCTGGTCGAACATCTCACGGCCAAGGGTGAAAAGGTCGGCCTGCTCAAAGTGCGCCTCTTCCTCCCTTATCTGACAGAAGCTTTCGTCAAGGCTCTGCCCAAGACGGTCAAAAAAATCGCCGTTCTCGACCGCACCAAAGAGCCCGGCTCCATGGGCGAGCCTCTGTACCACAACGTGCGGACCGCCATCGGTGAGGCCATGTCCGAGGGAACCTTCTCCTTCGACGGCTATCCGACCATCGTCGGCGGCCGTTACGGTCTCGGCTCCTACGAATTCACCCCCGCCATGGCCAAGGCCGTTTACGACAATCTCGGTGCCGCCAAGCCGATGAATCACTTCGTGGTCGGCATCAAGGACGACGTTACCGGCAAGAGTCTCGATTTCGATCCGAGTTTCAAGGTGCCCCAGAACGTCTATGCCGCCATGTTCTACGGTCTCGGTTCCGACGGCACCGTCGGCGCCAACAAGAACTCCATCAAGATCATCGGCGAAAATACGGACAACAACGCGCAGGCCTACTTCGTCTATGACTCCAAGAAGGCCGGCAGCATGACTACCAGCCATCTGCGCTTCGGCAAAGAGGGCATTCGCAGCACCTACCTGATCGACAGCGCCGATTTTGTCGCCTGCCACAACTTCTCTTTCCTCGAAAAGTACGACATGCTCGGCCGCGCCAAGCAGGGGGCGACCTTCCTGCTCAACAGCCCCTACGGCAAGGATGAGGTCTGGGGCCATCTGCCCAAACAGGTGCAGCAGCAGATCATCGACAAAAAGCTCAAGTTCTATGTGATTGACGGTGTTCACCTGGGGAACAAGATCGGTCTCGGACCCCGCATCAATGTCATCATGCAGTCGGCCTTCTTCAAGATTTCCGGCATCATCGATTTCGATCTGGCCCTCAAGGAAATCAAGGACGCCATTGACAAGTCTTATGGCAAGGCGGGCGAGAAGGTCGTCAAGATGAACTACGAGGCGGCCGATGCCGGCGCCAAAAACGTCGAGGAAGTGAAGGTTCCCGCCAAGGCCGACAGCACCATCGAGATGCAGATTGGCAAGTGGGCCGGTACTCCAGAGTCTGTGCAGAAAACCCTCGGCCCCATCATCGATGGTTTGGGTGACAAACTGCCCATATCCGCCATGCCCGCCGATGGTACTTTCCCCACGGCCACGGCTATGTTCGAAAAGCGCAATATCGCTGTCTCTGTGCCGACCTGGGATGAGGAGCTGTGCATCCAGTGCGGCATCTGCTCTTTTGTCTGTCCGCATGCGACTATCCGCATGAAGATCTACAACGAGAGTGACCTCAAGGGTGCTCCCAAGACGTTCAAGTCGTGCGATGCCAAAGGCAAGGATGTGGAAGGAAAGAAGTTTACCCTGCAGGTAGCGGTCGAAGATTGTACCGGTTGCGGCGCCTGTGTGTACAACTGCCCCGCCAAGAGCAAGACTAAAGAAGGCCACAAAGCCATCAATATGGCTGAGCAGGTCGCCCTGCGTGAAACAGAACGCGAAAATTTCGAGTTCTTCCTTGGTCTTCCCGACACCGATCCGGCGCTGTTCAATCGGGCTTCTGTGAAGGGCAGCCAGTTGTTGCCACCGATGTTCGAGTTCTCCGGTGCCTGCGCGGGCTGTGGCGAGACGCCTTTCGTCAAGCTCTGTTCCCAGCTGTTCGGCGATCGCATGGTTGTCGCCAACGCCACGGGTTGTTCGTCCATCTACGGCGGAAATCTGCCGACGACGCCTTGGAGCAAGCGCAAGGACGGTCTCGGTCCGGCCTGGAGCAACTCTCTGTTCGAGGACAACGCCGAGTTTGGTTTTGGCTTCCGTCTGACCATCGACAAGTTTACTGAATATGCTCTTGAGCTTGTCGATAAGCTGTCCTCTTGTGACTGCAAAGGGTGCAAGGAAAGTCTCCCTCTGATGAAGGAGATCAAAGAAGCGCCGCAGACAAATCAGGAGGAGATCGAGGCGCAACGCGTCCGTGTCGCCAAGCTGAAGAAATCTCTGGAGAAGTGCCCTGACGCGGACAGCAAAAACCTGTTGTCCGTGGCCGATTACCTGGTCAAGAAGTCCGTCTGGATTCATGGCGGCGACGGCTGGGCTTACGACATCGGCTACGGCGGCCTCGACCACGTCCTCGCCTCTGGTGAGAACGTAAACGTACTGGTTCTCGATACCGAGGTTTACTCCAACACCGGTGGCCAGGCCTCCAAGGCAACACCTCTGGGCGCCGTGGCTCAGTTTGCCGCCGGCGGCAAGCGCATGCCGAAGAAAGACCTCGGTATGATCGCCATGACTTACGGCAACATCTACGTCGCCAAGGTCTCCCTGGCCAATCCCGCGCAGGTTGTCAAGGCCATGCTGGAAGCTGATTCCTATGACGGACCTTCCCTTATCCTTGCCTACAGCCACTGTATCGCCCACGGCATCAATATGACGACCGCCGTTGATGAGTGCAAAAAGGCCGTTAACTCCGGTCATTGGCCACTCTTCCGCTATGACCCGCGCCTGGCCGACCAAGGCAAGAACCCGCTGCAACTTGACAGCAAGGAGCCCAGCATCACCTTTGAGGAGTTCGCCTCAGGGGAAAATCGCTGGAAGGTGTTGCAGAAGGCAGAGCCTGAAGTGGCTGCTCGGCTGATGAAGCAGGCCAACAGGGAAACAGCCGCTCGCTACGATCTCTACAAAAAGCTGGCTGAAATGCAGGTTGATTGCGGCACAAAAGACTGA
- a CDS encoding YbaB/EbfC family nucleoid-associated protein: protein MSKGLGNIMKQAQMMQQKMARMQEELAQREVEASAGGGMVTAVVNGKQQLISLKIDQGVVDPEDIEMLQDLVVAAVNEAIKKSQDMMQEEMSKITGGMNIPGLF from the coding sequence ATGTCAAAAGGTCTCGGAAATATCATGAAGCAGGCCCAGATGATGCAGCAGAAGATGGCCCGCATGCAGGAGGAATTGGCTCAGCGCGAGGTTGAGGCATCGGCCGGTGGCGGCATGGTCACCGCTGTTGTCAACGGCAAGCAGCAGTTGATCTCCCTTAAAATCGATCAGGGCGTTGTCGACCCCGAAGACATCGAGATGCTTCAGGATCTGGTGGTCGCCGCCGTCAATGAGGCGATCAAGAAGAGCCAGGACATGATGCAAGAGGAAATGTCCAAGATTACCGGAGGCATGAATATTCCCGGTTTGTTTTAA